A single Strix aluco isolate bStrAlu1 chromosome 20, bStrAlu1.hap1, whole genome shotgun sequence DNA region contains:
- the BRD3 gene encoding bromodomain-containing protein 3 isoform X2, protein MSTVTSAIQAPQGPVNPPPPEVTNPNKPGRKTNQLQYMQNVVVKTLWKHQFAWPFYQPVDAIKLNLPDYHKIIKNPMDMGTIKKRLEHNYYWSASECMQDFNTMFTNCYIYNKPTDDIVLMAQALEKIFLQKVAQMPQEEVELLPPVPKGKGRKPSAGTQSAGAQQAVAVSSVSLPAPFQNVPPAVSQTPVIAATPVPTITANVPPVTAPPAAAPPPPAAPIMPVVPPTPPVVKKKGVKRKADTTTPTTSAITASRSESPTPLSDPKQAKIIARRESGGRPIKPPKKDLEDGEVPQHAGKKGKLSEHLKYCDSILKEMLSKKHAAYAWPFYKPVDAEALELHDYHDIIKHPMDLSTVKKKMDSREYQDAQGFAADIRLMFSNCYKYNPPDHEVVAMARKLQDVFEMRFAKMPDEPAEAPPPPPPTAPVVSKSTESSHSSEESSSDSDSSDSEEERATRLAELQEQLKAVHEQLAALSQAPVNKPKKKKEKKEKEKKKKDKEKEKEKHKVKTEEEKKPKVAQPPKQTQQKKAPAKKANSTTTANRQPKKGGKQASATYDSDEEEEGLPMTYDEKRQLSLDINRLPGEKLGRVVHIIQSREPSLRDSNPDEIEIDFETLKPTTLRELERYVKSCLQKKQRKPFSASGKKQAAKSKEELAQEKKKELEKRLQDVSGQLNNNKKPAKKEKSGSAPSGGPSRLSSSSSSESGSSSSSGSSSDSSDSE, encoded by the exons ATGTCGACAGTCACATCAGCAATCCAGGCTCCTCAGGGCCCTGTGAATCCGCCGCCTCCGGAGGTCACTAATCCTAATAAGCCTGGCCGGAAGACCAACCAATTGCAATATATGCAAAATGTTGTGGTAAAGACCTTGTGGAAGCATCAGTTTGCTTGGCCTTTCTACCAACCTGTTGATGCAATTAAATTGAATTTGCCG GATtatcacaaaataataaaaaaccccatggaCATGGGAACGATCAAGAAGCGCCTGGAACATAACTATTACTGGAGTGCCAGTGAATGTATGCAGGATTTCAACACCATGTTTACAAATTGTTACATTTATAACAAG CCCACAGATGACATCGTCCTCATGGCCCAAGCCCTGGAGAAGATATTTCTGCAGAAGGTTGCCCAGATGCCTCAGGAGGAAGTCGAATTATTACCCCCAGTTCCTAAAGGCAAAGGTCGCAAGCCGTCAGCAGGCACGCAGAGCGCAG GAGCGCAGCAAGCAGTGGCCGTGTCTTCCGTCTCCCTGCCGGCCCCGTTCCAGAACGTCCCTCCAGCCGTGTCTCAGACGCCCGTCATTGCTGCCACCCCTGTGCCAACCATCACTGCTAATGTCCCGCCTGTCACTGCCCCTCCCGCCGCTGCTCCCCCTCCGCCTGCTGCTCCGATAATGCCCGTGGTGCCTCCTACGCCACCGGTAGTCAAG AAAAAGGGAGTGAAGCGGAAAGCAGACACGACAACCCCCACCACCTCGGCGATCACTGCCAGCCGAAGCGAGTCACCCACGCCCCTCTCGGACCCCAAGCAGGCCAAAATCATCGCGCGACGGGAGAGCGGCGGCCGGCCCATCAAACCACCAaagaaagaccttgaagatgGAGAGGTCCCCCAGCATGCAGGGAAGAAGGGCAAACTCTCTGAGCACCTCAAGTACTGTGACAGCATTCTCAAGGAGATGCTCTCGAAGAAGCATGCAGCCTATGCATGGCCCTTTTACAAGCCTGTTGATGCAGAGGCCTTGGAATTACATGACTATCATGATATTATCAAACACCCCATGGATCTCAGTACTGTTAAA aaaaaaatggacagtCGGGAATACCAGGATGCACAAGGTTTTGCAGCAGATATTCGGTTAATGTTCTCTAATTGTTACAAGTACAATCCTCCAGACCACGAAGTGGTAGCGATGGCCAGGAAGCTTCAG GATGTCTTTGAGATGAGGTTCGCCAAGATGCCTGATGAGCCTGCAGAGGCCCCGCCTCCACCTCCACCAACAGCACCCGTGGTGAGCAAAAGCACAGAGAGCAGtcacagcagtgaggagagctcTTCCGACTCGGATAGCTCGGACTCAGAAGAAGAGCGAGCGACTCGGCTGGCAGAGCTCCAGGAGCAG CTAAAGGCCGTCCATGAGCAGCTAGCTGCATTGTCACAAGCACCAGtgaacaaaccaaagaaaaaaaaagagaagaaggaaaaagagaagaaaaagaaagataaagaaaaggaaaaagaaaagcacaaagtCAAAactgaggaggagaaaaaacccaaggtGGCTCAgccaccaaaacaaacccaacagaaGAAAGCCCCAGCTAAGAAAGCAAACAGCACAACCACAGCTAACAG GCAGCCCAAGAAAGGAGGCAAACAGGCATCTGCAACCTACGATtcagatgaggaggaggaaggtctgCCCATGACTTACGATGAGAAACGACAACTCAGCTTGGACATCAACCGCCTGCCCGGGGAGAAGCTGGGCAGGGTGGTGCACATCATCCAGTCACGGGAACCTTCCCTCAGAGACTCTAATCCCGACGAGATAGAAATAGATTTTGAAACATTGAAGCCCACAACTTTACGAGAACTGGAGAGATACGTGAAATcttgtttacagaaaaaacaaaggaaaccaTTTT CTGCGAGtggaaaaaagcaagcagcaaagtCAAAAGAAGAGTTAgctcaggaaaagaagaaagaactagaaAAACGGTTACAGGACGTCAGTGGGCAGCTAAACAACaacaagaaacctgcaaagaAAG AGAAATCCGGCTCGGCTCCCTCCGGAGGCCCTTCccggctcagcagcagcagctcctcggagtc
- the BRD3 gene encoding bromodomain-containing protein 3 isoform X4 has translation MSTVTSAIQAPQGPVNPPPPEVTNPNKPGRKTNQLQYMQNVVVKTLWKHQFAWPFYQPVDAIKLNLPDYHKIIKNPMDMGTIKKRLEHNYYWSASECMQDFNTMFTNCYIYNKPTDDIVLMAQALEKIFLQKVAQMPQEEVELLPPVPKGKGRKPSAGTQSAGAQQAVAVSSVSLPAPFQNVPPAVSQTPVIAATPVPTITANVPPVTAPPAAAPPPPAAPIMPVVPPTPPVVKKKGVKRKADTTTPTTSAITASRSESPTPLSDPKQAKIIARRESGGRPIKPPKKDLEDGEVPQHAGKKGKLSEHLKYCDSILKEMLSKKHAAYAWPFYKPVDAEALELHDYHDIIKHPMDLSTVKKKMDSREYQDAQGFAADIRLMFSNCYKYNPPDHEVVAMARKLQDVFEMRFAKMPDEPAEAPPPPPPTAPVVSKSTESSHSSEESSSDSDSSDSEEERATRLAELQEQLKAVHEQLAALSQAPVNKPKKKKEKKEKEKKKKDKEKEKEKHKVKTEEEKKPKVAQPPKQTQQKKAPAKKANSTTTANRQPKKGGKQASATYDSDEEEEGLPMTYDEKRQLSLDINRLPGEKLGRVVHIIQSREPSLRDSNPDEIEIDFETLKPTTLRELERYVKSCLQKKQRKPFWQKTHVTIL, from the exons ATGTCGACAGTCACATCAGCAATCCAGGCTCCTCAGGGCCCTGTGAATCCGCCGCCTCCGGAGGTCACTAATCCTAATAAGCCTGGCCGGAAGACCAACCAATTGCAATATATGCAAAATGTTGTGGTAAAGACCTTGTGGAAGCATCAGTTTGCTTGGCCTTTCTACCAACCTGTTGATGCAATTAAATTGAATTTGCCG GATtatcacaaaataataaaaaaccccatggaCATGGGAACGATCAAGAAGCGCCTGGAACATAACTATTACTGGAGTGCCAGTGAATGTATGCAGGATTTCAACACCATGTTTACAAATTGTTACATTTATAACAAG CCCACAGATGACATCGTCCTCATGGCCCAAGCCCTGGAGAAGATATTTCTGCAGAAGGTTGCCCAGATGCCTCAGGAGGAAGTCGAATTATTACCCCCAGTTCCTAAAGGCAAAGGTCGCAAGCCGTCAGCAGGCACGCAGAGCGCAG GAGCGCAGCAAGCAGTGGCCGTGTCTTCCGTCTCCCTGCCGGCCCCGTTCCAGAACGTCCCTCCAGCCGTGTCTCAGACGCCCGTCATTGCTGCCACCCCTGTGCCAACCATCACTGCTAATGTCCCGCCTGTCACTGCCCCTCCCGCCGCTGCTCCCCCTCCGCCTGCTGCTCCGATAATGCCCGTGGTGCCTCCTACGCCACCGGTAGTCAAG AAAAAGGGAGTGAAGCGGAAAGCAGACACGACAACCCCCACCACCTCGGCGATCACTGCCAGCCGAAGCGAGTCACCCACGCCCCTCTCGGACCCCAAGCAGGCCAAAATCATCGCGCGACGGGAGAGCGGCGGCCGGCCCATCAAACCACCAaagaaagaccttgaagatgGAGAGGTCCCCCAGCATGCAGGGAAGAAGGGCAAACTCTCTGAGCACCTCAAGTACTGTGACAGCATTCTCAAGGAGATGCTCTCGAAGAAGCATGCAGCCTATGCATGGCCCTTTTACAAGCCTGTTGATGCAGAGGCCTTGGAATTACATGACTATCATGATATTATCAAACACCCCATGGATCTCAGTACTGTTAAA aaaaaaatggacagtCGGGAATACCAGGATGCACAAGGTTTTGCAGCAGATATTCGGTTAATGTTCTCTAATTGTTACAAGTACAATCCTCCAGACCACGAAGTGGTAGCGATGGCCAGGAAGCTTCAG GATGTCTTTGAGATGAGGTTCGCCAAGATGCCTGATGAGCCTGCAGAGGCCCCGCCTCCACCTCCACCAACAGCACCCGTGGTGAGCAAAAGCACAGAGAGCAGtcacagcagtgaggagagctcTTCCGACTCGGATAGCTCGGACTCAGAAGAAGAGCGAGCGACTCGGCTGGCAGAGCTCCAGGAGCAG CTAAAGGCCGTCCATGAGCAGCTAGCTGCATTGTCACAAGCACCAGtgaacaaaccaaagaaaaaaaaagagaagaaggaaaaagagaagaaaaagaaagataaagaaaaggaaaaagaaaagcacaaagtCAAAactgaggaggagaaaaaacccaaggtGGCTCAgccaccaaaacaaacccaacagaaGAAAGCCCCAGCTAAGAAAGCAAACAGCACAACCACAGCTAACAG GCAGCCCAAGAAAGGAGGCAAACAGGCATCTGCAACCTACGATtcagatgaggaggaggaaggtctgCCCATGACTTACGATGAGAAACGACAACTCAGCTTGGACATCAACCGCCTGCCCGGGGAGAAGCTGGGCAGGGTGGTGCACATCATCCAGTCACGGGAACCTTCCCTCAGAGACTCTAATCCCGACGAGATAGAAATAGATTTTGAAACATTGAAGCCCACAACTTTACGAGAACTGGAGAGATACGTGAAATcttgtttacagaaaaaacaaaggaaaccaTTTT GGCAGAAAACCCATGTAACAATTCTGTAA
- the BRD3 gene encoding bromodomain-containing protein 3 isoform X3, with the protein MSTVTSAIQAPQGPVNPPPPEVTNPNKPGRKTNQLQYMQNVVVKTLWKHQFAWPFYQPVDAIKLNLPDYHKIIKNPMDMGTIKKRLEHNYYWSASECMQDFNTMFTNCYIYNKPTDDIVLMAQALEKIFLQKVAQMPQEEVELLPPVPKGKGRKPSAGTQSAGAQQAVAVSSVSLPAPFQNVPPAVSQTPVIAATPVPTITANVPPVTAPPAAAPPPPAAPIMPVVPPTPPVVKKKGVKRKADTTTPTTSAITASRSESPTPLSDPKQAKIIARRESGGRPIKPPKKDLEDGEVPQHAGKKGKLSEHLKYCDSILKEMLSKKHAAYAWPFYKPVDAEALELHDYHDIIKHPMDLSTVKDVFEMRFAKMPDEPAEAPPPPPPTAPVVSKSTESSHSSEESSSDSDSSDSEEERATRLAELQEQLKAVHEQLAALSQAPVNKPKKKKEKKEKEKKKKDKEKEKEKHKVKTEEEKKPKVAQPPKQTQQKKAPAKKANSTTTANRQPKKGGKQASATYDSDEEEEGLPMTYDEKRQLSLDINRLPGEKLGRVVHIIQSREPSLRDSNPDEIEIDFETLKPTTLRELERYVKSCLQKKQRKPFFSEIVHSSSTAASGKKQAAKSKEELAQEKKKELEKRLQDVSGQLNNNKKPAKKEKSGSAPSGGPSRLSSSSSSESGSSSSSGSSSDSSDSE; encoded by the exons ATGTCGACAGTCACATCAGCAATCCAGGCTCCTCAGGGCCCTGTGAATCCGCCGCCTCCGGAGGTCACTAATCCTAATAAGCCTGGCCGGAAGACCAACCAATTGCAATATATGCAAAATGTTGTGGTAAAGACCTTGTGGAAGCATCAGTTTGCTTGGCCTTTCTACCAACCTGTTGATGCAATTAAATTGAATTTGCCG GATtatcacaaaataataaaaaaccccatggaCATGGGAACGATCAAGAAGCGCCTGGAACATAACTATTACTGGAGTGCCAGTGAATGTATGCAGGATTTCAACACCATGTTTACAAATTGTTACATTTATAACAAG CCCACAGATGACATCGTCCTCATGGCCCAAGCCCTGGAGAAGATATTTCTGCAGAAGGTTGCCCAGATGCCTCAGGAGGAAGTCGAATTATTACCCCCAGTTCCTAAAGGCAAAGGTCGCAAGCCGTCAGCAGGCACGCAGAGCGCAG GAGCGCAGCAAGCAGTGGCCGTGTCTTCCGTCTCCCTGCCGGCCCCGTTCCAGAACGTCCCTCCAGCCGTGTCTCAGACGCCCGTCATTGCTGCCACCCCTGTGCCAACCATCACTGCTAATGTCCCGCCTGTCACTGCCCCTCCCGCCGCTGCTCCCCCTCCGCCTGCTGCTCCGATAATGCCCGTGGTGCCTCCTACGCCACCGGTAGTCAAG AAAAAGGGAGTGAAGCGGAAAGCAGACACGACAACCCCCACCACCTCGGCGATCACTGCCAGCCGAAGCGAGTCACCCACGCCCCTCTCGGACCCCAAGCAGGCCAAAATCATCGCGCGACGGGAGAGCGGCGGCCGGCCCATCAAACCACCAaagaaagaccttgaagatgGAGAGGTCCCCCAGCATGCAGGGAAGAAGGGCAAACTCTCTGAGCACCTCAAGTACTGTGACAGCATTCTCAAGGAGATGCTCTCGAAGAAGCATGCAGCCTATGCATGGCCCTTTTACAAGCCTGTTGATGCAGAGGCCTTGGAATTACATGACTATCATGATATTATCAAACACCCCATGGATCTCAGTACTGTTAAA GATGTCTTTGAGATGAGGTTCGCCAAGATGCCTGATGAGCCTGCAGAGGCCCCGCCTCCACCTCCACCAACAGCACCCGTGGTGAGCAAAAGCACAGAGAGCAGtcacagcagtgaggagagctcTTCCGACTCGGATAGCTCGGACTCAGAAGAAGAGCGAGCGACTCGGCTGGCAGAGCTCCAGGAGCAG CTAAAGGCCGTCCATGAGCAGCTAGCTGCATTGTCACAAGCACCAGtgaacaaaccaaagaaaaaaaaagagaagaaggaaaaagagaagaaaaagaaagataaagaaaaggaaaaagaaaagcacaaagtCAAAactgaggaggagaaaaaacccaaggtGGCTCAgccaccaaaacaaacccaacagaaGAAAGCCCCAGCTAAGAAAGCAAACAGCACAACCACAGCTAACAG GCAGCCCAAGAAAGGAGGCAAACAGGCATCTGCAACCTACGATtcagatgaggaggaggaaggtctgCCCATGACTTACGATGAGAAACGACAACTCAGCTTGGACATCAACCGCCTGCCCGGGGAGAAGCTGGGCAGGGTGGTGCACATCATCCAGTCACGGGAACCTTCCCTCAGAGACTCTAATCCCGACGAGATAGAAATAGATTTTGAAACATTGAAGCCCACAACTTTACGAGAACTGGAGAGATACGTGAAATcttgtttacagaaaaaacaaaggaaaccaTTTT TTTCAGAAATTGTGCATTCCTCCTCCACAGCTGCGAGtggaaaaaagcaagcagcaaagtCAAAAGAAGAGTTAgctcaggaaaagaagaaagaactagaaAAACGGTTACAGGACGTCAGTGGGCAGCTAAACAACaacaagaaacctgcaaagaAAG AGAAATCCGGCTCGGCTCCCTCCGGAGGCCCTTCccggctcagcagcagcagctcctcggagtc
- the BRD3 gene encoding bromodomain-containing protein 3 isoform X1, producing the protein MSTVTSAIQAPQGPVNPPPPEVTNPNKPGRKTNQLQYMQNVVVKTLWKHQFAWPFYQPVDAIKLNLPDYHKIIKNPMDMGTIKKRLEHNYYWSASECMQDFNTMFTNCYIYNKPTDDIVLMAQALEKIFLQKVAQMPQEEVELLPPVPKGKGRKPSAGTQSAGAQQAVAVSSVSLPAPFQNVPPAVSQTPVIAATPVPTITANVPPVTAPPAAAPPPPAAPIMPVVPPTPPVVKKKGVKRKADTTTPTTSAITASRSESPTPLSDPKQAKIIARRESGGRPIKPPKKDLEDGEVPQHAGKKGKLSEHLKYCDSILKEMLSKKHAAYAWPFYKPVDAEALELHDYHDIIKHPMDLSTVKKKMDSREYQDAQGFAADIRLMFSNCYKYNPPDHEVVAMARKLQDVFEMRFAKMPDEPAEAPPPPPPTAPVVSKSTESSHSSEESSSDSDSSDSEEERATRLAELQEQLKAVHEQLAALSQAPVNKPKKKKEKKEKEKKKKDKEKEKEKHKVKTEEEKKPKVAQPPKQTQQKKAPAKKANSTTTANRQPKKGGKQASATYDSDEEEEGLPMTYDEKRQLSLDINRLPGEKLGRVVHIIQSREPSLRDSNPDEIEIDFETLKPTTLRELERYVKSCLQKKQRKPFFSEIVHSSSTAASGKKQAAKSKEELAQEKKKELEKRLQDVSGQLNNNKKPAKKEKSGSAPSGGPSRLSSSSSSESGSSSSSGSSSDSSDSE; encoded by the exons ATGTCGACAGTCACATCAGCAATCCAGGCTCCTCAGGGCCCTGTGAATCCGCCGCCTCCGGAGGTCACTAATCCTAATAAGCCTGGCCGGAAGACCAACCAATTGCAATATATGCAAAATGTTGTGGTAAAGACCTTGTGGAAGCATCAGTTTGCTTGGCCTTTCTACCAACCTGTTGATGCAATTAAATTGAATTTGCCG GATtatcacaaaataataaaaaaccccatggaCATGGGAACGATCAAGAAGCGCCTGGAACATAACTATTACTGGAGTGCCAGTGAATGTATGCAGGATTTCAACACCATGTTTACAAATTGTTACATTTATAACAAG CCCACAGATGACATCGTCCTCATGGCCCAAGCCCTGGAGAAGATATTTCTGCAGAAGGTTGCCCAGATGCCTCAGGAGGAAGTCGAATTATTACCCCCAGTTCCTAAAGGCAAAGGTCGCAAGCCGTCAGCAGGCACGCAGAGCGCAG GAGCGCAGCAAGCAGTGGCCGTGTCTTCCGTCTCCCTGCCGGCCCCGTTCCAGAACGTCCCTCCAGCCGTGTCTCAGACGCCCGTCATTGCTGCCACCCCTGTGCCAACCATCACTGCTAATGTCCCGCCTGTCACTGCCCCTCCCGCCGCTGCTCCCCCTCCGCCTGCTGCTCCGATAATGCCCGTGGTGCCTCCTACGCCACCGGTAGTCAAG AAAAAGGGAGTGAAGCGGAAAGCAGACACGACAACCCCCACCACCTCGGCGATCACTGCCAGCCGAAGCGAGTCACCCACGCCCCTCTCGGACCCCAAGCAGGCCAAAATCATCGCGCGACGGGAGAGCGGCGGCCGGCCCATCAAACCACCAaagaaagaccttgaagatgGAGAGGTCCCCCAGCATGCAGGGAAGAAGGGCAAACTCTCTGAGCACCTCAAGTACTGTGACAGCATTCTCAAGGAGATGCTCTCGAAGAAGCATGCAGCCTATGCATGGCCCTTTTACAAGCCTGTTGATGCAGAGGCCTTGGAATTACATGACTATCATGATATTATCAAACACCCCATGGATCTCAGTACTGTTAAA aaaaaaatggacagtCGGGAATACCAGGATGCACAAGGTTTTGCAGCAGATATTCGGTTAATGTTCTCTAATTGTTACAAGTACAATCCTCCAGACCACGAAGTGGTAGCGATGGCCAGGAAGCTTCAG GATGTCTTTGAGATGAGGTTCGCCAAGATGCCTGATGAGCCTGCAGAGGCCCCGCCTCCACCTCCACCAACAGCACCCGTGGTGAGCAAAAGCACAGAGAGCAGtcacagcagtgaggagagctcTTCCGACTCGGATAGCTCGGACTCAGAAGAAGAGCGAGCGACTCGGCTGGCAGAGCTCCAGGAGCAG CTAAAGGCCGTCCATGAGCAGCTAGCTGCATTGTCACAAGCACCAGtgaacaaaccaaagaaaaaaaaagagaagaaggaaaaagagaagaaaaagaaagataaagaaaaggaaaaagaaaagcacaaagtCAAAactgaggaggagaaaaaacccaaggtGGCTCAgccaccaaaacaaacccaacagaaGAAAGCCCCAGCTAAGAAAGCAAACAGCACAACCACAGCTAACAG GCAGCCCAAGAAAGGAGGCAAACAGGCATCTGCAACCTACGATtcagatgaggaggaggaaggtctgCCCATGACTTACGATGAGAAACGACAACTCAGCTTGGACATCAACCGCCTGCCCGGGGAGAAGCTGGGCAGGGTGGTGCACATCATCCAGTCACGGGAACCTTCCCTCAGAGACTCTAATCCCGACGAGATAGAAATAGATTTTGAAACATTGAAGCCCACAACTTTACGAGAACTGGAGAGATACGTGAAATcttgtttacagaaaaaacaaaggaaaccaTTTT TTTCAGAAATTGTGCATTCCTCCTCCACAGCTGCGAGtggaaaaaagcaagcagcaaagtCAAAAGAAGAGTTAgctcaggaaaagaagaaagaactagaaAAACGGTTACAGGACGTCAGTGGGCAGCTAAACAACaacaagaaacctgcaaagaAAG AGAAATCCGGCTCGGCTCCCTCCGGAGGCCCTTCccggctcagcagcagcagctcctcggagtc